From Methylocystis sp. ATCC 49242, one genomic window encodes:
- a CDS encoding DUF5906 domain-containing protein — translation MRNRIRITNQQFLEALAGEDWKRVPVSTGDKSWVVYPAVSMLPALAWNTANYYCVSVFRESTAGHFVRRAECFDGQFAIVIDDVGTKINLKELLRVIPLPTYVLETSPGNFHYGFKITNGRDARVIAALIDSIISDELINPSLRDPGMVGVTRVVRLPVGANCKPAVVAANGGKPWPHVMHVWEPSRAYTVEQMAEELDVDISPEALARFKGGGHTRKATAAEVGIDPLMKLFDARGMLIDATPNDNGFVAIKCPWAADHSDARDEAGYRPGSGGFQCHHGHCEGKGMNELRAWVEEAFTGAERAAALAETFGPVDENDPVLQGEIRRAEERHMAKVEAAGGGGGHALHTCSDGLPDIPGGAYPADELLPAISARFALVDREGEVNVVHRDAAGADHVLARGSFESYLANVAVKTQNDNGDEKFFPAAKWWKAHPKRPPIRRAIFDPHRTARIDEYNFWRGFGVAPIQGRDKIKSFLAHLWVVIARRDRRKFKYIVRWLSWAVQNPEKRAETVIVLKSESEGSGKSTVSDAMRVIFGKHAVSISDPAEIVGTHVDDIEFASFVQLEEALFAGDPKTADKIKHSITGATLRINPKGRKAYQALNRLHAILTTNHAWSVPAGRDARRWFICEVSDEKVGDRAWFDKIYDDLQAGGYGQLLHYLQRKKLGSFHPRNMPRTFELAEQQIRSASSIHQWLLSCAADGAIEAYERGVRKEHLQLELGADHATTKLYDAYAGAQRMQGGRVDQKIHFARMLAKILGENARVRHAGDRNCRGFHIPQADELTQLVNLSLGICERVTDGARECNRRADVDDDDGGPF, via the coding sequence ATGCGAAATCGTATCAGGATCACTAATCAGCAGTTCCTCGAAGCGCTCGCAGGGGAGGACTGGAAGCGCGTTCCCGTGTCCACGGGCGACAAGTCCTGGGTGGTCTATCCCGCCGTGTCGATGCTTCCGGCGCTCGCATGGAATACCGCCAACTACTACTGCGTCTCGGTCTTCCGTGAATCGACCGCGGGGCATTTCGTTCGCCGCGCCGAATGCTTCGACGGGCAGTTCGCCATCGTCATCGACGACGTGGGAACGAAGATCAATCTGAAGGAGCTTCTGCGCGTCATCCCCCTCCCGACATATGTTCTGGAGACCTCGCCCGGCAACTTCCACTACGGCTTCAAGATCACGAACGGGCGCGACGCGCGCGTCATCGCCGCGTTGATAGACAGCATCATCTCCGACGAACTGATCAACCCGTCGCTGCGCGATCCCGGCATGGTCGGCGTGACGCGCGTGGTGCGCCTGCCCGTGGGAGCCAACTGCAAGCCCGCCGTCGTGGCCGCCAACGGGGGCAAGCCGTGGCCGCACGTCATGCACGTTTGGGAGCCCTCACGGGCCTATACGGTCGAGCAGATGGCCGAGGAGCTTGACGTCGACATCTCCCCCGAGGCGCTGGCGCGCTTCAAGGGCGGCGGCCATACGAGGAAGGCAACGGCCGCCGAGGTCGGCATAGACCCCCTGATGAAGCTCTTTGACGCGCGGGGGATGCTGATTGACGCGACGCCCAACGACAATGGCTTCGTGGCGATCAAATGCCCATGGGCCGCCGACCATTCGGACGCCCGCGACGAGGCGGGCTATCGGCCGGGATCGGGCGGGTTCCAATGCCACCACGGCCATTGCGAAGGCAAGGGCATGAACGAACTTCGCGCGTGGGTAGAGGAGGCGTTTACAGGGGCGGAGAGGGCGGCTGCGCTCGCGGAAACCTTTGGCCCGGTGGATGAGAACGATCCAGTGCTTCAAGGCGAGATCAGACGCGCGGAGGAGCGGCACATGGCGAAGGTCGAGGCGGCCGGCGGCGGCGGCGGCCATGCTCTCCATACTTGCTCGGATGGCTTGCCAGACATTCCCGGCGGCGCGTATCCCGCCGACGAATTGTTGCCGGCCATTTCCGCGCGCTTTGCATTGGTCGACCGAGAGGGGGAAGTGAATGTTGTGCATCGCGACGCCGCCGGCGCCGATCATGTTCTCGCGCGAGGATCCTTTGAAAGTTATTTGGCAAACGTCGCTGTCAAAACCCAAAACGACAACGGCGACGAAAAATTTTTTCCGGCTGCAAAATGGTGGAAGGCCCATCCGAAGCGCCCGCCGATCCGTCGCGCGATATTCGATCCACACCGAACCGCGCGCATAGACGAATATAACTTTTGGCGGGGCTTTGGCGTCGCTCCGATTCAGGGGCGCGACAAAATTAAATCATTTCTTGCGCATTTGTGGGTTGTTATCGCTCGCCGTGACCGTCGCAAGTTTAAATACATCGTGCGATGGCTCTCATGGGCCGTGCAAAATCCTGAGAAGCGCGCGGAGACTGTTATCGTCCTAAAATCGGAATCAGAAGGTTCCGGCAAGTCGACCGTTTCCGATGCAATGCGCGTCATTTTCGGAAAGCACGCCGTTTCAATTTCTGACCCGGCGGAAATAGTCGGAACCCATGTCGACGACATAGAGTTTGCTTCCTTTGTGCAATTGGAGGAAGCGCTGTTTGCAGGCGACCCTAAGACCGCAGACAAAATTAAGCACTCGATTACCGGCGCGACGCTGCGCATAAATCCGAAGGGACGGAAGGCGTATCAGGCGCTGAACCGGCTTCACGCAATTCTGACGACCAACCACGCTTGGAGCGTTCCCGCCGGGCGCGACGCGCGTCGCTGGTTCATTTGCGAAGTGTCGGACGAGAAAGTCGGGGACCGCGCATGGTTCGATAAAATTTATGACGACTTGCAAGCCGGCGGCTACGGGCAGTTGCTTCATTATCTGCAACGAAAAAAGCTCGGGAGTTTCCATCCGCGAAACATGCCGCGGACCTTTGAGCTTGCCGAGCAACAAATTCGGAGCGCGTCTAGTATCCATCAATGGTTGTTGTCGTGCGCCGCCGACGGCGCCATCGAAGCGTATGAACGTGGTGTGCGGAAAGAGCACTTGCAATTGGAGCTTGGCGCTGACCACGCGACAACGAAGCTGTACGACGCATACGCGGGGGCGCAGAGAATGCAGGGCGGGCGCGTCGACCAGAAAATACACTTCGCCCGTATGCTCGCAAAAATTCTCGGAGAAAACGCACGTGTTCGACACGCTGGCGATCGCAACTGCCGCGGCTTCCACATCCCGCAAGCTGACGAACTCACGCAACTGGTAAACCTGTCGCTCGGCATTTGTGAGCGCGTGACCGATGGCGCGCGGGAATGCAACCGCCGGGCGGATGTGGACGATGACGACGGGGGGCCGTTTTGA
- a CDS encoding AlpA family transcriptional regulator, translated as MKSAPRYLREPQVLARVPFSKPTLHRLVREKQFPRPVKIGPRAVAWLADEIDAWDEKIRAERDAQTEAA; from the coding sequence ATGAAGAGCGCCCCCCGTTATCTGCGCGAGCCACAAGTTCTCGCGCGAGTCCCCTTCTCGAAACCGACACTGCATCGCCTCGTACGAGAAAAGCAGTTTCCGCGACCCGTGAAAATCGGCCCCCGCGCGGTCGCGTGGCTGGCGGACGAGATAGACGCGTGGGACGAGAAAATCCGCGCAGAGCGAGACGCGCAGACCGAGGCCGCGTGA
- a CDS encoding site-specific integrase, translated as MAVVALTDAFVRSIKPGATRAEYWDAKVSGLCLRMTPTGVATWTFRYRPQGSTSFKRLNLGRYPEVSLAKARERAETQRVAVSGGADPQGEIRSRREQSARALTFGKLAAEYLQRYARIQKKSWQQDELLLRVHVLPEWNGRGVDKLTRADAAALLDKIAVRAPSSANRTHTVMSKVFNWAVDSGLLENSPMTRMKKRARETPKERVLSPGEIRVLWRALERSNIAPAVAAAMRFLLLTGQRPGEVTEIALAEIKDVDNGARARIELPAARMKGGRAHVVPLAPMALEIVRAQMRDMVEGQAHLFPSTFASRGPIARHSVSQAVRRIVPTLTPDGPDREAVLSLKANPPTPHDFRRTVATGLAALGVLREDRMALLAHSYGDIHSMHYDKHDRFKEKRAALELWEAHIAEILEPATGGNVVKLRGRK; from the coding sequence ATGGCTGTTGTTGCTCTTACGGACGCGTTCGTCCGCAGCATCAAGCCGGGCGCGACCCGCGCGGAATATTGGGACGCGAAGGTGTCGGGGCTCTGCCTCCGCATGACGCCGACGGGCGTGGCAACATGGACTTTTCGCTACCGGCCGCAGGGCTCAACATCGTTCAAGCGGTTAAACCTGGGGCGCTACCCCGAGGTTTCGCTCGCCAAGGCGCGCGAGCGCGCGGAGACTCAACGCGTGGCCGTCTCGGGCGGCGCTGACCCGCAAGGCGAGATTCGATCCCGGCGGGAACAATCCGCGCGGGCGCTGACATTCGGGAAGCTCGCGGCGGAATATCTCCAACGCTACGCCCGAATCCAAAAGAAGTCTTGGCAGCAGGACGAGCTGCTGCTGCGCGTCCATGTCCTTCCCGAGTGGAACGGGCGCGGGGTCGACAAGCTGACCCGCGCCGACGCCGCGGCGCTGTTGGACAAAATCGCCGTGCGGGCGCCGTCGAGCGCGAATCGCACACATACTGTCATGTCCAAGGTCTTCAATTGGGCCGTCGACTCGGGGCTGCTTGAAAACAGCCCGATGACCCGCATGAAGAAGCGGGCGCGAGAGACACCGAAGGAGCGCGTCCTCTCGCCCGGCGAGATTCGCGTCCTGTGGCGGGCTCTGGAGCGTTCGAACATCGCCCCGGCGGTCGCGGCCGCTATGCGCTTCCTGTTGCTGACGGGTCAGCGCCCCGGCGAAGTGACCGAGATTGCACTCGCCGAGATCAAGGACGTCGACAACGGCGCCCGCGCCCGCATAGAGCTTCCTGCGGCTCGAATGAAGGGCGGCCGGGCTCATGTCGTCCCGCTGGCGCCGATGGCGCTGGAGATCGTCCGCGCGCAGATGCGGGACATGGTGGAAGGGCAGGCGCACCTGTTCCCTTCGACCTTCGCCAGCCGGGGGCCGATCGCGCGTCATTCCGTCTCGCAAGCGGTGCGGCGCATTGTCCCGACATTGACCCCGGATGGCCCCGATCGGGAAGCCGTCCTTTCGCTGAAGGCGAACCCGCCGACTCCGCACGATTTCAGGCGCACGGTCGCAACCGGACTCGCCGCGCTGGGCGTGCTGCGCGAAGATCGTATGGCGCTGCTGGCGCATTCCTACGGCGACATTCACTCGATGCACTATGACAAACACGATCGTTTCAAAGAGAAGCGGGCGGCGCTCGAATTGTGGGAAGCGCACATTGCGGAGATTCTCGAACCGGCAACCGGCGGCAATGTCGTGAAGCTGCGGGGGCGCAAATGA